DNA sequence from the Treponema sp. OMZ 838 genome:
TCAGCGATGAAGAGATTATTCAGGTGAATTTGCCGACGGGCGTTCCGCTTGTCTATGAATTTGATACTAATTTTAATGTGGTGAGTAAGGCCTATTTGGGAGATCAGGAAAAAATCAATGCCAAGATCAACGCCGTTGCGAATCAAGGCAAGGCGAAATAAGCGTTAATTTAATCTTTATCATGCAAGAAAATGAAGTACAGAATCGTGCGCACGTGAATAAACTCATTGTTAAAGGTGCGCGCGAGCACAATCTCAAAAATATCGATGTGGAGCTGCCCCGCGACAAGCTCATTGTGGTGTCGGGGCTTTCCGGTTCGGGGAAGAGCTCCCTTGCTTTTGATACCATCTTTGCCGAGGGGCAGCGGCGGTATGTGGAATCCCTTTCGGCGTATGCGCGGCAGTTCTTAGACCGTATGGATAAGCCCGATGTCGATTATATCGAAGGCTTGTCTCCGGCTATTTCCATAGAACAAAAGACCACGCACCGTAATCCGCGCTCGACGGTCGGCACGGTAACGGAAATTTACGACTACTACCGTCTCCTGTATGCCCGAACGGGGCATCCGCATTGTCCGCAGTGCGGGAAAGAAATTCAGGAGCAAACGGTCGATCAAATTATCGATGCGATTATGAGCTGGGAAGACCGTACCCGTGTTCAAATCCTCGCGCCGATTATCAAGGGCAAGAAGGGCGAACACCAGAAGATTATCGAAGACGCCCAAAAGGCGGGTTTTCTCCGTGCGCGCATCGATGGACTAACGGTTAATTTGGAAGACGGTATTAAGCTCGATAAACAAAAGAAACACACCATAGAGATTGTCGTCGACCGTATTCAGCTGTCCGCCGATGCCCGCAAACGGCTTTCGGAGTCGGTAGAGACTGCGTTGGAAAGTTCCGGCGGAACGTTGATAGCGTTGCGGCAAAAGACAGCGGATGACCCGATAACGGAAGTATTCTTTTCGCAAAAGAATGCCTGTCCCGACTGCGGTATTTCGATGCCGGATTTGCAGCCACGCCTTTTTTCGTTTAACAACCCTTACGGCGCCTGCCCCGAATGTACCGGTCTGGGGCATAAGCAGCGTTTCGACTTTAAGCTGATGGTTCCCGACACCTCGCTGTCCTTTAACGAGGGGGCGTTCTTGCCCTATAATCCCGATTCTGCGTGGAACCGCGCCCGTTTTGAGTCGCTTGCCCGCCGCTTCGGTTTTTCACTCGACACGCCGGTAAAAGATTTATCAAAAAAAGATTTAAAGATTATCATGGACGGCTCCGGCCTTGAACCGATTGAATTTGTGTACGAACGGCAGGACGGGTCGGGTAAGTCAAAGTACCGCCGTCCGTGGCTCGGTATCTATGCCGATATGCAGCGCCGCTATAACGAAGCGTATTCGGCAGCGCAGCGGGAATCGTACGAAAAATATATGGCGGTTACGACGTGCGAACACTGCGGCGGTAAGCGTTTAAAGCCCGAAGCCTTAGCCGTTACCGTCGGCGGTAAAAATATTTACGAGTTAAGCAGCCTTTCCGTCGGCGATTCAATTACGTTTTTTGAAAAGCTCAAGCTGACCGCTACGGAAAAGACTATTGCACACCAGATTTTAAAAGAGATAACCTCCCGCCTCCAATTTATGAAAAACGTGGGGCTTGACTATATTACCCTTGAACGGAAGGCGGCGACGCTGTCCGGCGGGGAATCGCAGCGGATACGGCTTGCGACCCAAATCGGCTCCAGCTTAATCGGAGTGCTGTACATCCTTGACGAACCGTCCATCGGATTGCACCAGCGGGATAATCAGCGGCTGATCGATACGCTGCTGTACCTGCGCAACCTCGGCAATACGCTCATCGTGGTAGAACACGACGAGCAAACTCTCCGTGTCGCCGACTACATCGTAGACTTAGGCCCGGGTGCAGGGGTGCACGGTGGTGCTGTCGTAGCGGCGGGTACTCCCGACGAGGTGATGCAGGTAAAGGAAAGCCTTACCGGTCAGTACCTTGCGGGAACGCTCTGCATGGAACTTCCCGCGGAACGGCGGAAAGGGAACGGCTCCTTTTTAACTTTGCAGGGAGTAACCGAGCATAATTTAAAGAATGTTTCGGTTTCCATCCCGCTCGGAGCCTTTACCTGCATCACCGGCGTTTCCGGTTCGGGGAAGTCCACGCTCCTTTCGGATGTGTTGTATCCCGCCGTATCCAATGCGCTGATGCGCAGCGGCTTGCCGGAGGGCGCATACAAAAAGATAAAAGGGCTTGAGCATATCGATAAGGTTATCAATATCGACCAAAGCCCGATCGGCAGAACGCCCCGCTCGAATCCTGCGACCTATGTAGAAGTGTTTACTGCGATTCGCGACTCGTTTGCAAACTTGCCGGAAGCGAAAGCGCGGGGCTATAAGCCGGGGCGCTTTTCGTTTAATGTGCGGGGCGGCCGCTGCGAGCACTGTCAGGGTGACGGCGCGATAGCAATCGAAATGAACTTTTTACCCGACGTGTATATCACCTGCGATGTGTGCCGCGGGAAGCGGTTTAACAAAGAAACGCTCGATGTCCGGTACAAGGGGAAGAACATCTCCGACGTGCTCGACATGACCATCGAAGAAGCCGCCGAGTTCTTCGCTTCCGTGCCGCAGATCGCCCGCAAAATGCAGACCCTCCTTTCGGTAGGGCTTGGCTATATCCGCCTCGGGCAGTCGGCGCTTACCTTGTCGGGCGGCGAAGCGCAGCGGGTTAAACTGGCGCACGAGCTTTCCAAGCGTTCGACGGGGAAAACGCTCTATATTTTGGACGAGCCGACAACGGGGCTGCATTTTGCGGATGTTAAACAGTTGATGGAAGTTATTCAGCGGCTGGTGGATCAGGGTAATACCGCCCTAATGATCGAGCACAACCTCGATGTTATCCTGCAAGCCGATCATATCATCGACCTTGGTCCGGAAGGAGGTTCCCGTGGCGGTACTATTATTGCGGAAGGAACGCCGGAAGAAGTTGCCGAAGTGAAAAATTCCTACACGGGATTTTACATCAAAGAAATGCTCGACCGGCAGCGGCAAAAAAGCTCATAGGTTTTTATAGACAGCCGTATAATGAAAAAGCTGCTTGTTTCCTTTTTTTGCCTTTTTTTATTCATTCTCGCTTCTCCCTATGCGCAGACCGCGAAAGAACCGAAGGTTATTACCATCAATTCCGTGCGCATAATGGAGGTGTTTAAAAAAGAGAATAAGGCGCAGTATCGCACCAATCCGGATAAAAGTGAAACGGCAGGGGAGCCTTCTGCGGCAATAAAGGCTGATGCCGGTCAGCAGTCCGCTGCCGACACACTTCCTGTTACGGAAAGCACGGAATCTCCGGCAGAACAAAACGGCGGCACGGAAAATACATCCGACGCTCAGGTTCCGGTAACAACCGAAGAGGCTCAAAAAGCTATTGAAGGGAAAAAAGATGACATTATTGTCTTTACCGGCGGCGTTTCGGTTTCGGTAAAAGAAGGCTCATCCGTTTCTACAATTGAGTCCGATAAGTTGGTGTACAACCGTTCGGAAAATACGATCGAGGCTGAAGGAAATGTCCGGTACAGCAGGAAGACGGGCGGTTCCGAAGGGGCGGAAGAGTTCACCGGTGAATTGCTGCTCTTCAATATCGATGAGATGGAAGGTATATTCCTCGACGGTACGATTAAACAGGCTCCGCGGAAACAGGGGCAAAATCCTTTTACGATTCAATCGGCAACGGTCGGCCGCGATTCAAGTGGTACAACAGGATTTAAAGATGCCGCACTAAGTACCAACCCCGATCCGGACGAAGAACCGTTGTGGTCTATCCGTGCAAGCCGGATTTGGCTGTTGCCGGGTAACGAGCTTGCGTTTGCAAACGGTTATTTCTCCATTGGAATTGTACCGATATTATATCTGCCGTTTTTTTATCATCCTGCCGATGAAATGGTGGTTCATCCGGTGTTCGGCTTCCGCAGTCGTGAGGGCTATTTTCTTCAAACAACGACATATCTTCTCGGTCGTAAACCGCTTGATACCGATTCAAAAAAATCCGGTTCTTTCTCCAATTTCATGAAAAGTGATAGGCTTAAAAAGCAAGAACGAATCGGTTTGTTTTTTAAGAACCTTGATGAAGATGCGACTGATATAAGCCCTGCCTATATCAAACTCATTGCCGACACCTATTCACAGCTGGGTGGTTTAGTCGGCATAGACGGAAAGATCATCCCTAAAAATACGCCGATTAGCCAACTTGATTTTTCACTTTTTTTCGGAATGTCTCGGACACTCTTTCCGCTGAATAGAATCGGTATTGACGGTATTACACATACTACCTATTATACGAATGGAAAACGGTACTACAATAAAAGCTTTTTTTTAGGAATGCCGCTTCCGTTTCGATACAGGGCGCATATCAATTTCGGTATTTCGCAGGCGCCGTTTCAACTTTCGATAAATGTCCCCTTTGTATCCGACCCTTATTTTAAGAAAGACTTTTTTGATCGATCGGAGGACATGAATTGGTTTAATTATCTTTTGAACAAAGATAAGTTGGCAAAAGGCGCTGATATAGGAATGGAAAGTTCCTATTCGTGGAAGCTTAACGGTTCTATCCGTCCGTCATTTAAGAAAATCAGCCCATGGATTTCTTCATTTAATCTGGATACCGCATCACTGACCGTTAACTTTTCTTCAAAAGAAACAAACCCGCCGGCAACCGGTGAAGAAGCCTATGCACCTCAGCGGGTTTTCTTTTATCCGTCGCTTTTTAAGCCGGAGGGGAAAATCTCAATTGCAGGAACACTATTATCAAATACACTGTTTAATGAAAAACCGGCAAAAAAGATCCCCGATGTTGAAGGTATCGACCATCCGTTTATAACGAAGGATAAAACATCATCGGATACAGGAAAAACCGAAAACACCGATAAAAAGGAATACTTTGATGCCTTTGTTCCGGTGTTTAAGCCGGTATACGGCAAAGAATTCGATCATAGTATTATATATTCGCTCACATATTCGGGAGATTTTTCCGCATTACAAGAGACAACCTTTGCTTCTTCACAGTGGAATAAACCCGAAGATATACGTTGGCAGGATTATGAATCGCGCTATTATCAGCTGAAGGGGAGTGCCGGTTTAAAAGGTACGCTATCCTATTCGCAAAATCTTATTACTCTCTCGAGTAACCTTATTATTTCAGGAAATTATCAGCGGCACCCCTGGACACGGGATGTAAGTAAAAAGCCGATTTTAGAGCTCAACAACTTTAAAGTGAATGTGTATATGCTGAAAAACGAAAACTCAGTAACGGTCAATCCTTTTGTGTATAACGATCTATTTAAACCTATATCCTTTAGCTGGAGTATCACGGAAATTTTAGCAAAAAATACGTTTACCGGTTCGTATAGTAATCCTAAATGGGAAACACAGGGGGTAAAGTGGAATAAAGATTTTATCACTGCCCATACGGGATCTGCGGTATTCGGTGTTATACTTGCGGAAAAGTATACGCAAAAAATTACTTTTTCTATGAATCTGCCGCCGCTTTTGCAAGCCTATAGTACTTCACTCAACGTATCATTTCCGTATGGAACATTGACAGCCTCGACAAAGTTGTTCGAAAAAGAGAATGTGGCAGATAAATGGGCGTGGGAACCATTTAAGGCAGATGTAACATGGACGCTTCCCTATGATATACGGACTGCCCAAACCTATATCTATAATATCCAAGAGAAGAGCAATGAGCGGCTGCATATCACTTTTGGGTGGAAATATATTTCAGCCTTTTATACCCAAAGTCGCGAAATACCGCAAAAACTTGACCCGTCGTTAAAGACATGGGTTCTGGACGGTACGGAAAAACGATTTATTCCCTTTGCTTTGGGCTTTTCGTTTTCCAATACTTCCAATCCCTTTACTATTTATGCATGGAAAAACCGTATCAAAATACAGCTTGGATTGTCGTCAACCTTACAGTTTAATTTAGTCCGCATTACGGATAGCTATTTTACGTTTGCACCTAAGATTATTTTTAATATCCATGAATTTTGGGATTTTTCTTTCGGTTCATCAAGCAGGAATGATGTCATTGCACGATATTTTCAAAAAGCACTCAATTTACCGATTGTTATTCCCGGCAATACCAATGTACTGACCGATTTGGTTGAGTCATTTTATTTTTGGGATACATCAAAACGGGAAGCATCAGGATTTAAACTCCAATCGCTGGATATAGGCCTTACCCATTATCTTAAAGATTGGACATTAAAATTCAATTGTGAAATTAAACCTCAGTTAAAGAATGTAGGCACCCGTAAATATTATGAATTTAGTCCGACAATCACTTTTGCGGTCGAGTGGAAACCTATCGGCGATATTAAAGTTGAAGCAAAAAAGAAAGACGGAAAATTCTCCGTTGAGCGTGGCGAACTACAATAGCGCATCTCTAAGGGCAGTATTGTGAAATACACCGTCACAATAGCGCCATCAGTATAGCATTTTGAAATTCGGCAGGTATCCGAAAAAACGCTCCGGATTTTCAGGTACCTGCTGTTTTACGAAGAAGCAGCGGGTGAAGTGCCTCTTTCCGTCATCATAAGGAACAGATGCTCAAGTGAATCGTTTGTGCCGCGCTGTGCTTGCAGTTCAGACAGCGACCCGCAAAACAGCATCCGCCCCTTGTTGATAATCGCAAGTTTGTCGCATACCTTTTCGGCAATTTCCATGATATGCGTGGAAAAAAACACCGTCTTTCCCGAATCGGCATAGCTCCGCATTAGGGTTTTCAGGCGGAACGCGGATTGAGGGTCAAGCCCGACGATGGGCTCATCCAAAATCCACAATTCCGGCTGATGGATAAGGCTTGCCGCAATGAGCAGCTTTTGCTTCATGCCGTGTGAAAAACTCGCGATGCGCGTGTTCAATACCGTATCGATTTCAAAAAGCGCGGTATACTCTGCAATCCGTTTCTGCCGCTCTTCGGTTGAAACACCGTACACATCCGCGACAAAGTTGAGGTATTCAAGCGCCTTAAACTGCACAAACACTTCGGGATTATCGGTTACATACCCGATTTTCCGCTTTGCTTCCAGCGGATATTTCAGTATATCGGTACCGCCGATGAGAATATCCCCCGAATCGGGCGCAATGACACCGGTGAGCATTTTGATGGTCGTCGTTTTTCCCGCCCCGTTCGGCCCCAAAAAGCCGAAAATCTCCCCGCTTTTCGCCTCAAAAGAGAGATTATCAACCGCCTTTTCCCTTGACCGTCCATACGTCTTTGAAACATTCCGTATCGTAAGCATATTTTTACCTTCCATTTGTGCAAAATTTTAGATAAAATTTTGCACAATTTTTTTCAGAAAAAGGGCAAACGCATCAGAGAAATAGACAAAATTGCAGAATAAATAGGATGTGAGACCATTTGAGCCGTGGAACGGCGAAACTCTGGTCGAATAGCCTGTTTATTCTGCAGGGCTGTTAAAAAAACAGTCTGATGCGTTTGCCCTGAGTTTTTACAGGTTTTTATCCATTTTGAAGCTGAGCTTTGAGTAGTTAAACGATTCCAGCATCAGCTGCGCGATCAGGTCTTTGGTCTTTTTAATGACGTAAGCGGCGGTCCTTTCGTTTTCCGCGGTGAGGAATTCGGTCAGTTTTTCTCCGGTCAGGGCTTTGCCTGCTTCGGTAACCTCGTGAACTCGTTTGAACCCGTAGGTTTGCATCTCGTTCAGATAGGTTGTATTTGCGTCGCGGAATGCCGGATAGCGGCTTTCGGTGAGGAACCCGAGGATTTTAAACAGCCAATAGGCATTTTCGAGCGAGACGGTCGCCGTCTTTTTTTTGTAGATTTTCGGTGTGTCGTTGATATTGGTAAAAAAAGGTACATAGGGGGTAAAGGCGGTAGTGCCGAATGCGAGCCACTGAATAGCGGCCATGCCTTTCGGTACGCGGGAACGCAGCTGGAGAATATGGGATTCTGCCGTGCGGGAAAGAGAGATACCTCTGAACCGTGTTTTTTCGTAGTCGGTTCCCGCCTTGCCGAGCGGATCATAGATGGTTTCGTTGTAATGCGAACTCAAGATATACTGCACATCTTCTACCGAAATCAGCCTGCTCGCCTTTCGTATAAACGGGATATCGTTGGATACGGGGCTTTGCTCTATTTCGGGGTTCAAGTATTTTTGTGCAAACCATGCGCGCGGCGTGTTGTACACACGGTCTTTCTCGGTTGAGGTACCGAAAATATGGCGGAAGTTAAAGCCTTCGCGGTCGGGATTGAGCTTATGCGTATCGACAAATGCCTGAATGCCGTCTGCCCACATAAACTCACGCTCGTTTGAAAAATCGATGGTTTCGATACAGACCTGATTAGGTGCGACGGCATAGCAGTTGTCGGGGATGCGCTGCGCGACCCAGTAATGTCCGCACGGGATTTCCATATACCATGCTTCATCCGCATCGGCAAACAGGATCCCGTTGCCTTCCGCCGAACCGTACTGTGCGATGAGCTTACCTAAAAAGGCAACCCCTTCCCGCGCGGAATTGATAAACGGTGCTACGATGTTGTAGATAGCATCTTCTCCGATACCGTCCGGTACGAGCGGATCGAACGCAAGCACGCGCGGATTGCCGTATACGCTTTCGGTGGAGCTGACGGCAATATTCTTTTCGTTGATGCCTGCTTCTCCGTATTCGCCTTCATCGCCCTTCAGCAGCTGAAATGCCTGAGGCGTAGAAGTGCAGCGGAGCGCCTTCTCCGGCAGCGCAACGGTAACGCCGGTGTTCTTCGATGTATAGGTACGGTTTTTTACCTCGCTTGCGGGCATCACGGTAAACAGTTTAACCGAAATCGCTTCGTGAAAGTCCTCGTTGCGGGCAATCATCACCGAACCGTCAACTGAGGCCTTTTTACCCACCAGCACGGTGGTACAAGATTGATGATGTGTGTTGTTCATATAATGTAATCTCCTATAAAACCTTTTAGATTTAATGTGCGAGAAGTGCTTTTACCGCGCATCCCTAAGCGACTGACATGCATCGCAGAGGATACGCGTCAGGTATTCTTTATTCCGATA
Encoded proteins:
- the uvrA gene encoding excinuclease ABC subunit UvrA — encoded protein: MQENEVQNRAHVNKLIVKGAREHNLKNIDVELPRDKLIVVSGLSGSGKSSLAFDTIFAEGQRRYVESLSAYARQFLDRMDKPDVDYIEGLSPAISIEQKTTHRNPRSTVGTVTEIYDYYRLLYARTGHPHCPQCGKEIQEQTVDQIIDAIMSWEDRTRVQILAPIIKGKKGEHQKIIEDAQKAGFLRARIDGLTVNLEDGIKLDKQKKHTIEIVVDRIQLSADARKRLSESVETALESSGGTLIALRQKTADDPITEVFFSQKNACPDCGISMPDLQPRLFSFNNPYGACPECTGLGHKQRFDFKLMVPDTSLSFNEGAFLPYNPDSAWNRARFESLARRFGFSLDTPVKDLSKKDLKIIMDGSGLEPIEFVYERQDGSGKSKYRRPWLGIYADMQRRYNEAYSAAQRESYEKYMAVTTCEHCGGKRLKPEALAVTVGGKNIYELSSLSVGDSITFFEKLKLTATEKTIAHQILKEITSRLQFMKNVGLDYITLERKAATLSGGESQRIRLATQIGSSLIGVLYILDEPSIGLHQRDNQRLIDTLLYLRNLGNTLIVVEHDEQTLRVADYIVDLGPGAGVHGGAVVAAGTPDEVMQVKESLTGQYLAGTLCMELPAERRKGNGSFLTLQGVTEHNLKNVSVSIPLGAFTCITGVSGSGKSTLLSDVLYPAVSNALMRSGLPEGAYKKIKGLEHIDKVINIDQSPIGRTPRSNPATYVEVFTAIRDSFANLPEAKARGYKPGRFSFNVRGGRCEHCQGDGAIAIEMNFLPDVYITCDVCRGKRFNKETLDVRYKGKNISDVLDMTIEEAAEFFASVPQIARKMQTLLSVGLGYIRLGQSALTLSGGEAQRVKLAHELSKRSTGKTLYILDEPTTGLHFADVKQLMEVIQRLVDQGNTALMIEHNLDVILQADHIIDLGPEGGSRGGTIIAEGTPEEVAEVKNSYTGFYIKEMLDRQRQKSS
- a CDS encoding LPS-assembly protein LptD, which encodes MKKLLVSFFCLFLFILASPYAQTAKEPKVITINSVRIMEVFKKENKAQYRTNPDKSETAGEPSAAIKADAGQQSAADTLPVTESTESPAEQNGGTENTSDAQVPVTTEEAQKAIEGKKDDIIVFTGGVSVSVKEGSSVSTIESDKLVYNRSENTIEAEGNVRYSRKTGGSEGAEEFTGELLLFNIDEMEGIFLDGTIKQAPRKQGQNPFTIQSATVGRDSSGTTGFKDAALSTNPDPDEEPLWSIRASRIWLLPGNELAFANGYFSIGIVPILYLPFFYHPADEMVVHPVFGFRSREGYFLQTTTYLLGRKPLDTDSKKSGSFSNFMKSDRLKKQERIGLFFKNLDEDATDISPAYIKLIADTYSQLGGLVGIDGKIIPKNTPISQLDFSLFFGMSRTLFPLNRIGIDGITHTTYYTNGKRYYNKSFFLGMPLPFRYRAHINFGISQAPFQLSINVPFVSDPYFKKDFFDRSEDMNWFNYLLNKDKLAKGADIGMESSYSWKLNGSIRPSFKKISPWISSFNLDTASLTVNFSSKETNPPATGEEAYAPQRVFFYPSLFKPEGKISIAGTLLSNTLFNEKPAKKIPDVEGIDHPFITKDKTSSDTGKTENTDKKEYFDAFVPVFKPVYGKEFDHSIIYSLTYSGDFSALQETTFASSQWNKPEDIRWQDYESRYYQLKGSAGLKGTLSYSQNLITLSSNLIISGNYQRHPWTRDVSKKPILELNNFKVNVYMLKNENSVTVNPFVYNDLFKPISFSWSITEILAKNTFTGSYSNPKWETQGVKWNKDFITAHTGSAVFGVILAEKYTQKITFSMNLPPLLQAYSTSLNVSFPYGTLTASTKLFEKENVADKWAWEPFKADVTWTLPYDIRTAQTYIYNIQEKSNERLHITFGWKYISAFYTQSREIPQKLDPSLKTWVLDGTEKRFIPFALGFSFSNTSNPFTIYAWKNRIKIQLGLSSTLQFNLVRITDSYFTFAPKIIFNIHEFWDFSFGSSSRNDVIARYFQKALNLPIVIPGNTNVLTDLVESFYFWDTSKREASGFKLQSLDIGLTHYLKDWTLKFNCEIKPQLKNVGTRKYYEFSPTITFAVEWKPIGDIKVEAKKKDGKFSVERGELQ
- a CDS encoding ABC transporter ATP-binding protein translates to MLTIRNVSKTYGRSREKAVDNLSFEAKSGEIFGFLGPNGAGKTTTIKMLTGVIAPDSGDILIGGTDILKYPLEAKRKIGYVTDNPEVFVQFKALEYLNFVADVYGVSTEERQKRIAEYTALFEIDTVLNTRIASFSHGMKQKLLIAASLIHQPELWILDEPIVGLDPQSAFRLKTLMRSYADSGKTVFFSTHIMEIAEKVCDKLAIINKGRMLFCGSLSELQAQRGTNDSLEHLFLMMTERGTSPAASS
- a CDS encoding C69 family dipeptidase; protein product: MNNTHHQSCTTVLVGKKASVDGSVMIARNEDFHEAISVKLFTVMPASEVKNRTYTSKNTGVTVALPEKALRCTSTPQAFQLLKGDEGEYGEAGINEKNIAVSSTESVYGNPRVLAFDPLVPDGIGEDAIYNIVAPFINSAREGVAFLGKLIAQYGSAEGNGILFADADEAWYMEIPCGHYWVAQRIPDNCYAVAPNQVCIETIDFSNEREFMWADGIQAFVDTHKLNPDREGFNFRHIFGTSTEKDRVYNTPRAWFAQKYLNPEIEQSPVSNDIPFIRKASRLISVEDVQYILSSHYNETIYDPLGKAGTDYEKTRFRGISLSRTAESHILQLRSRVPKGMAAIQWLAFGTTAFTPYVPFFTNINDTPKIYKKKTATVSLENAYWLFKILGFLTESRYPAFRDANTTYLNEMQTYGFKRVHEVTEAGKALTGEKLTEFLTAENERTAAYVIKKTKDLIAQLMLESFNYSKLSFKMDKNL